A stretch of the Vigna radiata var. radiata cultivar VC1973A chromosome 9, Vradiata_ver6, whole genome shotgun sequence genome encodes the following:
- the LOC106774259 gene encoding pentatricopeptide repeat-containing protein At2g18940, chloroplastic-like isoform X1, with the protein MEGTLFPNRPVLPAPAPTRPTEQPSKFKPIFLPPQSPPPPPPPFQLDSLLQRLHHLSSVPITTPTLTLVPPSKDNNTHFNNSLHSKQKQPSLASEQDQLDDVKFEFLSDKGKLLLNSIVGSPLHELNGFFNAVEFELLEVDFLSMLKALDLSGNWERALLLFEWGWLHFGSEQNLRLDNQVVELMVRILGRESQHSIASKLFDLIPVEQYSLDVRAYTTVLHAYARTGKYKRAIELFGKMNEFGLDPTLVTYNVMLDVYGKMGRSWSRILELLDEMRNKGLEYDEFTCSTVISACGREGMLDEARKFLAELKLNGYKPGTVTYNAMLQVFGKAGIYTEALSILKEMEDNNCPLDSVTYNELAATYVRAGFLDQGKAVIDTMTSKGVMPNAITYTIVIDAYGKAGREDEALRLFSQMKDLGCAPNVYTYNSILAMLGKKSRTEDVINVLCEMKLNGCAPTRATWNTMLAVCSEEGKHNHVNRVLREMKNSGFEPEKDTFNTLIAAYARCGSEVDSAKMYGEMIKAGFTPCVTTYNSLLNALARLGNWKAAESVILDMRSKGFKPNETSYSLMLHCYSKAGNVKGIEAIEKEIYDGHVFPSWILLRTLILSNHKCRHLRGMERAFDQLHKYGYKPDLVVINSMLSMFSRNKMFSKAREMMHYIHENGLQPNLFTYNCLMDLYVREGECWKAQEILKEIQNSGPEPDVVSYNTVIKGFCRKGLMQEAIRVLSEMTTKGIQPTIVSYNTFLSGYVGMELFDEAIEVIRFMIEHNCRPNELTYKIVVDGYCKAGKHEQAMDFVSKIKEIDISFDDRSVKRLGSCIRERMGSVL; encoded by the coding sequence ATGGAGGGTACCCTCTTCCCCAATCGGCCAGTTTTACCGGCCCCTGCACCTACTAGACCAACCGAACAACCTTCAAAATTCAAGCCAATTTTTTTACCTCCACAATCtccaccacctcctcctcctcctttcCAATTGGATTCACTTCTCCAACGTCTTCATCATCTTTCTTCAGTCCCTATCACCACTCCCACGCTCACCCTTGTGCCTCCTTCCAAGGATAACAACACCCATTTTAACAATTCCCTTCATTCAAAGCAAAAGCAACCCTCTTTAGCTTCTGAACAGGACCAGCTTGATGAtgtaaagtttgaatttttatctGACAAGGGCAAGTTGTTGCTCAATTCAATTGTTGGGTCACCTTTGCATGAATTGAATGGTTTTTTCAACGCTGTTGAGTTTGAGTTGCTTGAGGTTGACTTTCTCAGCATGTTGAAAGCTTTGGACCTTTCTGGGAACTGGGAGAGGGCTCTTTTGCTGTTTGAATGGGGTTGGTTGCATTTTGGGAGTGAACAAAACTTGAGGTTGGACAATCAGGTTGTTGAATTGATGGTTCGGATATTGGGGAGAGAGTCACAGCATTCTATTGCATCCAAGTTGTTTGATTTAATTCCTGTGGAGCAATACTCACTTGATGTTCGGGCTTACACCACTGTTCTTCATGCTTATGCTCGCACTGGCAAGTATAAACGGGCAATTGAGTTGTTTGGAAAGATGAATGAGTTCGGTCTTGATCCAACTTTGGTCACTTACAATGTTATGCTTGATGTTTATGGCAAGATGGGTCGTTCTTGGAGTAGAATCTTGGAGTTGTTGGATGAGATGAGGAATAAAGGTCTTGAGTATGATGAGTTTACTTGCAGCACTGTGATTTCTGCTTGTGGGAGAGAGGGTATGCTAGATGAAGCTAGAAAGTTTTTAgctgaattgaaattgaatggcTATAAACCAGGAACTGTTACGTATAATGCTATGCTGCAGGTTTTTGGAAAGGCTGGAATATACACAGAGGCTCTGAGCATCTTGAAAGAAATGGAGGATAATAATTGCCCTCTTGATTCGGTCACTTACAATGAGCTCGCTGCAACATATGTAAGAGCTGGGTTTCTCGACCAAGGGAAGGCTGTGATTGATACAATGACAAGCAAAGGGGTAATGCCAAATGCTATTACTTATACAATTGTAATAGATGCCTATGGTAAGGCGGGAAGGGAGGATGAGGCATTGAGGTTGTTCAGCCAGATGAAGGACTTGGGTTGTGCACCTAATGTATACACTTACAACTCTATTCTTGCCATGCTAGGCAAGAAGTCAAGAACAGAAGATGTCATTAATGTTCTCTGTGAGATGAAACTGAATGGATGTGCTCCTACTCGGGCTACGTGGAACACAATGCTTGCTGTATGCAGTGAGGAGGGTAAGCACAATCATGTTAATCGGGTCTTGAGGGAAATGAAAAACTCTGGATTTGAGCCTGAAAAAGACACATTCAATACATTGATTGCTGCATATGCTCGGTGTGGATCTGAAGTTGATTCTGCAAAAATGTATGGGGAAATGATTAAAGCAGGCTTTACACCATGTGTAACAACTTATAATTCTCTTCTAAATGCCCTTGCTCGGCTAGGCAATTGGAAAGCAGCAGAATCAGTCATTCTAGACATGCGGAGTAAGGGCTTCAAGCCTAATGAGACTTCATACTCACTGATGCTCCATTGTTATTCCAAGGCTGGGAATGTCAAGGGGATAGAGGCGATTGAGAAAGAAATTTATGATGGTCATGTCTTTCCTAGTTGGATTCTTTTGAGAACCCTTATCCTATCAAACCACAAGTGCAGACACCTTAGGGGAATGGAAAGGGCATTTGATCAATTGCACAAGTATGGATATAAACCTGATTTGGTTGTCATTAACTCCATGCTTTCAATGTTTTCCCGGAACAAGATGTTTTCCAAGGCCCGTGAAATGATGCATTATATTCATGAAAATGGATTGCAGCCAAATCTTTTCACCTACAACTGCTTGATGGATCTGTATGTCCGAGAGGGTGAGTGTTGGAAAGCACAAGAAATACTCAAGGAAATTCAAAACTCTGGTCCAGAGCCAGATGTTGTGTCTTATAATACTGTTATCAAGGGGTTTTGTAGAAAAGGGCTAATGCAGGAGGCTATTAGAGTTCTCTCAGAGATGACCACTAAAGGGATTCAACCAACAATAGTTTCATACAATACTTTCTTGTCAGGCTATGTGGGGATGGAGTTGTTTGATGAAGCAATTGAAGTCATTAGATTTATGATTGAGCACAATTGCAGGCCCAATGAACTAACTTACAAGATTGTAGTTGATGGTTATTGTAAAGCAGGGAAGCATGAGCAAGCTATGGACTTTGTGTCTAAGATTAAGGAGATTGATATCTCTTTTGATGATCGTTCTGTAAAAAGACTAGGTTCTTGTATTAGGGAGAGAATGGGGTCTGTTTTGTGA
- the LOC106774259 gene encoding pentatricopeptide repeat-containing protein At2g18940, chloroplastic-like isoform X2: MEKLSMLKALDLSGNWERALLLFEWGWLHFGSEQNLRLDNQVVELMVRILGRESQHSIASKLFDLIPVEQYSLDVRAYTTVLHAYARTGKYKRAIELFGKMNEFGLDPTLVTYNVMLDVYGKMGRSWSRILELLDEMRNKGLEYDEFTCSTVISACGREGMLDEARKFLAELKLNGYKPGTVTYNAMLQVFGKAGIYTEALSILKEMEDNNCPLDSVTYNELAATYVRAGFLDQGKAVIDTMTSKGVMPNAITYTIVIDAYGKAGREDEALRLFSQMKDLGCAPNVYTYNSILAMLGKKSRTEDVINVLCEMKLNGCAPTRATWNTMLAVCSEEGKHNHVNRVLREMKNSGFEPEKDTFNTLIAAYARCGSEVDSAKMYGEMIKAGFTPCVTTYNSLLNALARLGNWKAAESVILDMRSKGFKPNETSYSLMLHCYSKAGNVKGIEAIEKEIYDGHVFPSWILLRTLILSNHKCRHLRGMERAFDQLHKYGYKPDLVVINSMLSMFSRNKMFSKAREMMHYIHENGLQPNLFTYNCLMDLYVREGECWKAQEILKEIQNSGPEPDVVSYNTVIKGFCRKGLMQEAIRVLSEMTTKGIQPTIVSYNTFLSGYVGMELFDEAIEVIRFMIEHNCRPNELTYKIVVDGYCKAGKHEQAMDFVSKIKEIDISFDDRSVKRLGSCIRERMGSVL, from the exons ATGGAGAAATTAAG CATGTTGAAAGCTTTGGACCTTTCTGGGAACTGGGAGAGGGCTCTTTTGCTGTTTGAATGGGGTTGGTTGCATTTTGGGAGTGAACAAAACTTGAGGTTGGACAATCAGGTTGTTGAATTGATGGTTCGGATATTGGGGAGAGAGTCACAGCATTCTATTGCATCCAAGTTGTTTGATTTAATTCCTGTGGAGCAATACTCACTTGATGTTCGGGCTTACACCACTGTTCTTCATGCTTATGCTCGCACTGGCAAGTATAAACGGGCAATTGAGTTGTTTGGAAAGATGAATGAGTTCGGTCTTGATCCAACTTTGGTCACTTACAATGTTATGCTTGATGTTTATGGCAAGATGGGTCGTTCTTGGAGTAGAATCTTGGAGTTGTTGGATGAGATGAGGAATAAAGGTCTTGAGTATGATGAGTTTACTTGCAGCACTGTGATTTCTGCTTGTGGGAGAGAGGGTATGCTAGATGAAGCTAGAAAGTTTTTAgctgaattgaaattgaatggcTATAAACCAGGAACTGTTACGTATAATGCTATGCTGCAGGTTTTTGGAAAGGCTGGAATATACACAGAGGCTCTGAGCATCTTGAAAGAAATGGAGGATAATAATTGCCCTCTTGATTCGGTCACTTACAATGAGCTCGCTGCAACATATGTAAGAGCTGGGTTTCTCGACCAAGGGAAGGCTGTGATTGATACAATGACAAGCAAAGGGGTAATGCCAAATGCTATTACTTATACAATTGTAATAGATGCCTATGGTAAGGCGGGAAGGGAGGATGAGGCATTGAGGTTGTTCAGCCAGATGAAGGACTTGGGTTGTGCACCTAATGTATACACTTACAACTCTATTCTTGCCATGCTAGGCAAGAAGTCAAGAACAGAAGATGTCATTAATGTTCTCTGTGAGATGAAACTGAATGGATGTGCTCCTACTCGGGCTACGTGGAACACAATGCTTGCTGTATGCAGTGAGGAGGGTAAGCACAATCATGTTAATCGGGTCTTGAGGGAAATGAAAAACTCTGGATTTGAGCCTGAAAAAGACACATTCAATACATTGATTGCTGCATATGCTCGGTGTGGATCTGAAGTTGATTCTGCAAAAATGTATGGGGAAATGATTAAAGCAGGCTTTACACCATGTGTAACAACTTATAATTCTCTTCTAAATGCCCTTGCTCGGCTAGGCAATTGGAAAGCAGCAGAATCAGTCATTCTAGACATGCGGAGTAAGGGCTTCAAGCCTAATGAGACTTCATACTCACTGATGCTCCATTGTTATTCCAAGGCTGGGAATGTCAAGGGGATAGAGGCGATTGAGAAAGAAATTTATGATGGTCATGTCTTTCCTAGTTGGATTCTTTTGAGAACCCTTATCCTATCAAACCACAAGTGCAGACACCTTAGGGGAATGGAAAGGGCATTTGATCAATTGCACAAGTATGGATATAAACCTGATTTGGTTGTCATTAACTCCATGCTTTCAATGTTTTCCCGGAACAAGATGTTTTCCAAGGCCCGTGAAATGATGCATTATATTCATGAAAATGGATTGCAGCCAAATCTTTTCACCTACAACTGCTTGATGGATCTGTATGTCCGAGAGGGTGAGTGTTGGAAAGCACAAGAAATACTCAAGGAAATTCAAAACTCTGGTCCAGAGCCAGATGTTGTGTCTTATAATACTGTTATCAAGGGGTTTTGTAGAAAAGGGCTAATGCAGGAGGCTATTAGAGTTCTCTCAGAGATGACCACTAAAGGGATTCAACCAACAATAGTTTCATACAATACTTTCTTGTCAGGCTATGTGGGGATGGAGTTGTTTGATGAAGCAATTGAAGTCATTAGATTTATGATTGAGCACAATTGCAGGCCCAATGAACTAACTTACAAGATTGTAGTTGATGGTTATTGTAAAGCAGGGAAGCATGAGCAAGCTATGGACTTTGTGTCTAAGATTAAGGAGATTGATATCTCTTTTGATGATCGTTCTGTAAAAAGACTAGGTTCTTGTATTAGGGAGAGAATGGGGTCTGTTTTGTGA